One window of the Allosaccharopolyspora coralli genome contains the following:
- a CDS encoding inositol monophosphatase family protein, whose translation MNVDSSDMKLVALLADAADTITTSRVGTENLRVERKPDRTPVSDADIAVEDEIRTILARERPDDTVVGEEGGGAVTTGRTWMIDPIDGTKAFLRGLPVWATLVALLDRGQPVAGAVSAPMLGRRWWAGRGHGAYVRGQDNRDSQMTVSAVSQLDDAIVSSSHLGTWPEFHNRESYLALVDACWEDRAYGDFWSHCLVAEGALDLAADPIVNAWDVAPLKIIVEEAGGRFTDLSGSNTIDGGNALSSNALLHESALRLLAR comes from the coding sequence ATGAATGTCGACTCCTCCGATATGAAGCTCGTGGCGCTGCTTGCGGACGCCGCTGACACGATCACGACCTCCCGCGTAGGTACCGAGAACCTTCGTGTCGAGCGCAAACCCGACCGGACTCCGGTCAGTGATGCCGACATCGCCGTCGAGGACGAGATACGGACGATTCTGGCGCGGGAACGCCCCGACGACACCGTCGTCGGGGAGGAAGGCGGTGGTGCCGTCACGACGGGACGCACCTGGATGATCGACCCGATCGACGGAACGAAAGCGTTCCTGCGCGGGCTGCCAGTCTGGGCAACCCTGGTGGCCCTGCTCGACAGAGGTCAGCCGGTAGCAGGAGCGGTGAGTGCTCCCATGCTGGGCCGACGGTGGTGGGCCGGGCGTGGACACGGTGCCTACGTTCGTGGTCAGGACAACCGGGACAGCCAGATGACGGTCTCGGCGGTGTCGCAGTTGGACGATGCCATCGTGTCAAGCTCGCACCTGGGCACCTGGCCCGAATTCCACAACCGAGAGTCTTACCTCGCGCTGGTCGATGCGTGCTGGGAGGACCGTGCCTATGGCGATTTCTGGTCACACTGCCTGGTCGCCGAGGGAGCGCTCGACCTTGCAGCCGACCCGATTGTCAATGCCTGGGACGTGGCCCCACTGAAGATCATCGTGGAAGAAGCGGGCGGCCGGTTCACGGACCTGTCCGGGTCGAACACCATTGATGGCGGCAACGCGCTGTCGTCGAACGCACTGCTCCACGAGTCGGCTCTGAGGCTGCTCGCGCGGTGA
- a CDS encoding TetR/AcrR family transcriptional regulator — protein sequence MTADSHPRSGNAPGAPAAPAPPAGRSGDPERALRVLWRTDERASRKNKPELHVDRIVGTGIALADAHGLDALSMRRVATELGVGTMSLYTYVPGKDELLEAMLDAAYAETAGPERADGGWRAHLEDVARENLALYQRHPWVLRLVTGRPVLGPGELAKYDHEIRGLDGIGLTDVEMDAVLTLVLGHVQSVARVDLDARQSVTSSGESDAQWWDARAPLLETFFDSARYPVAARVGQAVGEAHGAAQSAAYAFEFGLHRILDGVETLLHSRR from the coding sequence ATGACAGCGGACTCACACCCCCGGAGCGGGAACGCCCCCGGGGCCCCTGCCGCCCCCGCACCGCCCGCCGGACGCAGCGGCGACCCCGAACGCGCACTGCGGGTGCTCTGGCGCACCGACGAACGCGCCAGCCGCAAGAACAAGCCGGAACTGCACGTCGATCGCATCGTGGGCACCGGCATCGCCCTGGCCGACGCCCACGGCCTCGACGCGCTGTCGATGCGCCGCGTGGCCACCGAACTCGGCGTCGGCACCATGTCGCTCTACACCTACGTGCCCGGCAAGGACGAGCTACTCGAAGCGATGCTCGACGCTGCCTACGCCGAGACCGCCGGGCCCGAGCGAGCCGACGGCGGATGGCGCGCACACCTCGAGGACGTGGCCCGCGAGAACCTCGCCCTGTACCAGCGGCATCCGTGGGTGCTGCGGCTGGTCACCGGCCGGCCTGTGCTCGGGCCGGGTGAGCTCGCCAAGTACGACCACGAGATCCGCGGCCTGGACGGCATCGGGCTCACCGACGTCGAGATGGACGCGGTACTGACCCTCGTCCTCGGCCACGTCCAGAGCGTCGCGCGCGTCGATCTCGACGCCCGGCAGTCGGTGACCAGCAGCGGCGAAAGCGACGCGCAGTGGTGGGACGCGCGTGCTCCCCTGCTGGAGACGTTCTTCGACAGCGCGCGCTATCCGGTGGCCGCTCGCGTCGGACAGGCTGTCGGCGAAGCCCACGGCGCGGCACAGAGCGCCGCGTACGCCTTCGAGTTCGGGCTGCACCGCATCCTCGACGGAGTCGAGACGCTCCTGCACTCCCGTCGCTAG
- a CDS encoding MFS transporter, producing MGHPYRDCFAQPHTKYLLATNLLGRLQNGMGPLSIALFLRSEHLPYAQVGLLVGLFAVATAIGGPLLGRLVDKHGQTSVLIASAFGSAAGFVFLTLGSASPLLAAGAVILAGSLTPPLEPCLRSLWEKLLGQQRLVAAAYSLDASLQQIVYVVGPLLVVVIAAATSPALALWCVSGATLVGTLLFVRARPVRQWQPSHVEARSWVGPLRSGELRKTLLSLGGVGFALGVFSLATVMVAEANAASGNMSGLFLGAHAAGALIGGLIYGSRTWPASPGAQLPVLFAGLAFCYLPLLTVPAPALMIVFMGMAGLFLSPVLACGFVIIGEVAPEGTKTEAFAWVVTITLIGNSLGSATSGAVQSAGLTAVFALPLAAAITGLVISLTVRSENTSGLVRDR from the coding sequence ATGGGGCATCCCTACCGCGACTGCTTCGCACAACCCCACACGAAATACCTGCTTGCGACGAACCTCCTCGGGCGGCTTCAGAACGGGATGGGACCGTTGTCGATCGCCTTGTTCCTGCGCAGCGAGCACCTGCCGTATGCACAGGTCGGGCTACTGGTGGGCCTGTTCGCCGTCGCCACCGCCATCGGCGGGCCCCTCTTGGGCCGCCTGGTGGACAAGCATGGTCAGACCAGCGTGTTGATCGCATCGGCGTTCGGGTCAGCAGCTGGATTCGTGTTCCTAACACTGGGATCGGCCTCCCCGCTCCTCGCGGCCGGCGCCGTCATCCTGGCCGGATCGTTGACGCCACCGCTCGAGCCTTGCCTGCGGAGCCTGTGGGAAAAACTACTTGGACAGCAACGGCTCGTCGCCGCCGCATACTCGCTGGACGCCTCCTTGCAGCAGATCGTGTACGTCGTCGGGCCCCTGCTCGTGGTGGTGATCGCGGCGGCCACCTCGCCGGCCCTGGCCTTGTGGTGCGTGAGCGGTGCCACGCTCGTCGGCACCCTGTTGTTCGTGCGCGCACGTCCGGTTCGACAGTGGCAGCCCAGCCACGTCGAAGCCCGTTCCTGGGTCGGCCCGCTGCGTTCGGGGGAACTGCGCAAGACCCTGCTCAGTCTCGGGGGCGTCGGATTCGCCCTGGGGGTCTTCAGCCTTGCCACCGTGATGGTCGCCGAAGCGAACGCAGCCTCCGGAAACATGTCGGGGCTGTTTCTGGGGGCCCACGCTGCGGGCGCGCTCATCGGAGGGCTCATCTATGGCTCTCGGACGTGGCCTGCTAGCCCCGGAGCGCAACTGCCGGTACTTTTCGCCGGCTTGGCCTTCTGCTACCTACCTCTGCTGACAGTGCCCGCTCCCGCACTCATGATCGTGTTCATGGGCATGGCCGGGCTCTTCCTCTCACCCGTGCTGGCCTGCGGATTCGTGATCATCGGCGAGGTGGCGCCCGAAGGAACCAAAACCGAAGCGTTCGCCTGGGTTGTCACGATCACCCTTATCGGCAACTCGCTCGGCTCTGCAACCAGCGGTGCAGTTCAGAGCGCCGGGCTGACAGCCGTCTTCGCCCTACCCTTGGCCGCGGCTATAACAGGACTTGTCATCTCCCTGACCGTGCGCTCCGAGAACACGTCGGGACTCGTGCGCGACCGTTGA
- a CDS encoding aminotransferase class III-fold pyridoxal phosphate-dependent enzyme: protein MAPSGHTSEKRTVHSKITKKFKTESGQLVFHHGHGGEVQATDGTTYLDFVMGYGPVVLGHNTTSFTRAVAESLTNGVMMPGYTSFHEEYLDRLLADQPGRRGAFFKTASEAVTAALRLAAIETERRGVIRCGFIGWHDAQIADSLKWHDPLASPLRYKQKYTENMRGVGDSEPVLNWHDLSLETLEELIDTHRSTVGCLVIDAYQASMTTPELMRRAVDLARNAGLLTVFDETKTGGRISRLGYAADHGIDTDLIVIGKALANGAPLSMLVGSTEHLATAEKSRLSGTFSKEMLAVYAALATLDELETPRGEFADGWAELGAVGSQVASCIAAAAREAGAETLVSAQPVMGGAMFELTYAERLLGDRASRDALLDSFTDAGILLLEGHPSFVCGAHRDNDWDELTRRSAKAFTQWLTTTGGIGK, encoded by the coding sequence GTGGCCCCGTCAGGACATACGAGCGAAAAGCGAACCGTTCATTCAAAGATTACCAAGAAATTCAAAACCGAGAGTGGTCAGCTTGTCTTCCATCATGGTCACGGTGGCGAAGTTCAGGCGACCGACGGTACGACGTATCTCGACTTCGTCATGGGGTACGGACCGGTCGTCCTCGGACACAACACGACGTCGTTCACCCGGGCGGTGGCCGAGTCGCTGACCAACGGCGTGATGATGCCGGGCTACACCTCTTTCCACGAGGAGTACCTCGACCGTTTGCTGGCCGACCAGCCCGGTAGGCGCGGGGCCTTTTTCAAGACCGCCTCCGAGGCTGTCACTGCCGCACTGCGTCTCGCTGCGATCGAAACGGAGCGGCGTGGCGTCATCCGCTGCGGTTTCATCGGATGGCACGACGCGCAGATCGCCGACTCGTTGAAGTGGCACGATCCATTGGCCTCGCCGCTGCGGTACAAGCAGAAATACACCGAGAACATGCGAGGTGTGGGCGACAGCGAGCCGGTGTTGAACTGGCACGATCTGTCGCTGGAGACGCTGGAAGAGCTCATCGACACTCACCGTTCGACGGTGGGCTGCCTGGTCATCGACGCTTACCAGGCGTCGATGACCACGCCGGAGCTGATGCGCCGTGCGGTCGACCTCGCCCGCAATGCCGGTCTGCTCACCGTGTTCGACGAAACGAAAACCGGGGGGCGGATCTCCCGCCTGGGCTACGCGGCCGACCACGGCATCGACACGGATCTCATCGTCATCGGCAAGGCGCTGGCCAACGGCGCTCCGTTGAGCATGCTCGTCGGATCCACCGAACACCTGGCGACCGCTGAGAAATCCAGGCTCAGTGGAACGTTTTCCAAGGAGATGCTGGCGGTGTATGCCGCCCTGGCCACGCTCGACGAGCTCGAAACCCCGCGCGGAGAGTTCGCCGACGGCTGGGCCGAGTTGGGCGCGGTCGGTTCCCAGGTGGCGTCGTGCATCGCGGCCGCGGCGCGAGAAGCTGGTGCGGAAACGCTCGTGTCGGCTCAGCCGGTGATGGGCGGCGCGATGTTCGAGCTGACCTACGCCGAACGGCTGTTGGGCGACCGTGCGAGCCGCGACGCCTTGCTGGACTCGTTCACTGACGCCGGAATCCTGTTGCTCGAGGGGCATCCGTCGTTCGTGTGCGGTGCTCACCGCGACAACGACTGGGACGAGCTCACCCGGCGTTCGGCGAAGGCATTCACGCAGTGGTTGACGACAACAGGAGGGATAGGGAAGTGA
- a CDS encoding SWIM zinc finger family protein, with protein sequence MSDDAQVFTPFAPVRSRSKNLARTWWGRDWIDSLEQASLDQQELTAGRRIARSGTVGPIAVGPGHAAATVDAPDGTFRAVLRWAPLLDRDWTRVHDVVARSAGHVAALLDGELPAELVDSARDAGPALMPEIGDLDPDCDCPGWEHPCRHAAALAYQVAWLLDADPFVLLLIRGRARTELLRQWQHTPRASEPATAARDDDAAEAFSADTDVLPPDPVAPAEPAHPLVVYDTATIEAAALRRLATHAAHRARELLADPADVDRDGDLVRLAAQFPDDLGRWQAAARNECDLPRAVRAWELGGEGGLDVLEDTWTPQAPWWVRACTELADAAIEDGLADPRVQDNQWTSETVQLRCHRDGRWFGYRWQENQWWPVTRPDRDPVTALAATMQQ encoded by the coding sequence GTGAGCGACGACGCGCAAGTGTTCACCCCATTCGCCCCGGTGCGTTCGCGCAGCAAGAACCTCGCGCGGACCTGGTGGGGCCGCGACTGGATCGACTCGCTGGAACAGGCTTCGCTCGATCAACAGGAGCTGACGGCCGGACGCCGTATCGCCCGCAGTGGAACAGTCGGCCCGATCGCCGTCGGTCCGGGTCACGCGGCAGCCACTGTGGACGCTCCGGACGGTACTTTTCGTGCTGTGCTGCGGTGGGCGCCCCTTCTCGACCGGGACTGGACGCGTGTGCACGACGTCGTGGCTCGGTCGGCCGGACATGTCGCGGCGCTACTCGACGGCGAACTGCCGGCCGAACTAGTCGACTCCGCCCGCGACGCAGGTCCCGCGCTGATGCCGGAGATCGGCGACCTCGACCCGGACTGCGACTGCCCGGGCTGGGAACACCCGTGCCGGCACGCCGCCGCACTGGCCTATCAGGTGGCGTGGCTGCTCGATGCCGACCCGTTCGTGCTGTTGCTGATACGCGGCCGCGCACGCACGGAGCTACTCCGGCAGTGGCAGCACACCCCGCGCGCCTCCGAACCGGCGACCGCCGCACGTGACGACGACGCCGCGGAGGCGTTCTCCGCCGACACCGACGTGCTCCCACCCGATCCCGTCGCTCCTGCCGAACCGGCGCACCCGCTGGTCGTCTACGACACCGCCACCATCGAAGCGGCAGCTCTGCGCCGCTTGGCCACCCACGCCGCGCACCGAGCACGGGAACTGCTCGCCGACCCCGCCGACGTCGACCGTGACGGCGACCTGGTGCGCCTTGCCGCGCAGTTCCCGGACGATTTGGGCCGATGGCAGGCCGCGGCCCGGAACGAATGCGATCTGCCCAGAGCGGTGCGCGCATGGGAACTCGGCGGTGAGGGTGGACTCGACGTCCTGGAGGACACCTGGACACCACAAGCACCATGGTGGGTGCGGGCCTGCACCGAGTTGGCGGACGCGGCCATCGAGGACGGGCTCGCCGATCCGAGGGTTCAGGACAACCAGTGGACCTCGGAGACCGTGCAGCTGCGATGCCACCGCGACGGCCGCTGGTTCGGATACCGGTGGCAGGAGAACCAGTGGTGGCCCGTGACGCGGCCGGATCGCGACCCCGTCACCGCGTTGGCGGCCACGATGCAGCAGTGA
- a CDS encoding tyrosine-type recombinase/integrase, protein MTVTSLESRHRGTAIKKAVGGPTVGAAIDAFLDTPKIKDNPNTLRAYAGVLDRVADQLGTDRALAEVADTEIDNALTELWGKIKPATWNRNRAAVGSWLAWCADKKNWATPALPATVERQRENNDDTQAVSRSRIDRLCRRRDVPLREKTLWRMRYESASRTSAVLALNIQDLGLPNKQAKITTKGGDIMWITWGTDTAHLLPRLIAGRERGPLFLSEHRPGSYRRATTDLRDICPETGRVRLGYDRARVLLAHYGDGLRLHQLRHSSATHLGEANVIMAKTGYKSLRSVQRYVKPGLAAVHQATETLSSPRRRG, encoded by the coding sequence GTGACCGTCACAAGCCTGGAGAGTCGACACCGCGGTACAGCGATCAAGAAGGCGGTGGGCGGGCCGACCGTCGGCGCCGCCATCGACGCCTTCCTCGACACCCCGAAGATCAAGGACAACCCGAACACGCTGCGCGCCTACGCAGGCGTACTCGACCGAGTTGCCGATCAGCTCGGTACAGACCGCGCCCTGGCCGAGGTCGCCGACACCGAGATCGACAATGCGCTCACGGAACTGTGGGGCAAGATCAAACCGGCAACCTGGAACCGCAACCGCGCTGCGGTCGGCTCCTGGCTGGCCTGGTGTGCCGACAAGAAGAACTGGGCCACCCCGGCACTGCCGGCAACAGTGGAGCGGCAGCGAGAGAACAACGACGACACCCAGGCCGTCTCGCGGTCCCGGATCGACCGGCTCTGCCGTCGGCGGGACGTGCCGCTGCGGGAAAAGACGCTGTGGCGAATGCGCTACGAGTCCGCCTCCCGTACCAGCGCGGTGCTCGCGCTGAACATCCAGGATCTGGGCCTGCCCAATAAGCAGGCCAAGATCACCACCAAGGGTGGGGACATCATGTGGATCACCTGGGGCACCGACACCGCGCACCTGCTTCCCAGGCTCATCGCTGGCCGCGAGCGCGGCCCGTTGTTCCTGTCCGAACACCGGCCCGGCTCGTACCGCCGCGCCACCACCGACCTGCGCGACATCTGCCCCGAAACCGGTCGTGTCCGCCTCGGCTACGACCGCGCCCGCGTCCTGCTCGCCCACTACGGCGACGGGCTGCGGCTGCACCAACTTCGCCACTCCTCGGCCACTCACCTCGGCGAGGCCAACGTCATCATGGCCAAGACCGGGTACAAGAGCCTGCGTTCGGTGCAGCGCTACGTCAAACCCGGCCTCGCCGCCGTCCACCAAGCTACCGAAACCCTGTCCAGTCCCCGCCGTCGCGGGTAG
- a CDS encoding DEAD/DEAH box helicase — MTVLSPVNTDRLLGCAALFASAAPPRHGRVAFTDPPSDVGHTATLPRVTATDHGVGVQDVAVAWLPIAQALPVLLRARHEARAHPAAAFWGAVAAAALHMAARGRLRPGVSNEDVDVWRPGPWDAEDLERIDALAAAMPAEARAIPVTREPLRVPRARTLVLEFVDAVIDTLPRTPAAELLTGTAAFACSEATPVPQLREWAQAMEPESGVRVSVRLEIPGGVHEWADDPSTPWRAAPQVQSLADPTQLAEAAEVYYDADGRWTAQDRIETMRALQRAARAWDPLRRALRAAAPEPVTADPDEVEDLFTGAADRLGQAGVEVHWPRELTASVTAGVRLSTPTDVHGSLRADESVTASWHLRIDDHDLTANELDTLAATHQRVVRLRDQWVLVDPDIAAKAAHRTLAPLSPAQAVAAALTGTVHVAGAAEPLAGSDWRERVRERLAESADREPVDQPPELTADLRDYQLHGLRWLVRMTDLGLGCCLADDMGLGKTITLVALYLHRRRQAGGPMLVVCPASVLGNWERELHRFAPGTPVRRFHGPHRSVDDVEDGVVLTTYGTMRLDADSLARVPWDLVVADEAQHAKNPAAATARALRRIPAAARVALTGTPVENNLTELWALLDWATPGLLGTLAQFRARYIEPVEVDRDPEVTRRLTQLTGPFLLRRRKTDPGIAPELPPKTETDHPLALTPEQIGLYEAVVRETMQQIRASDGMARRGLVMKLFTALKQICNHPAQYLGDDRELRGRSGKLDLLDELVDTVVAEDGAMLVFTQYVTMARLLRRHLQARGHTTELLHGGTPLARREAMVRRFQAGQIPVFLLSLKAAGTGLNLTRADHVVHLDRWWNPAVEDQATDRAHRIGQDRPVQVHRLIAEGTVEDHIDEMLRGKRDLAEAVLSGGEAALTELSDDQLAELVDLRGAV, encoded by the coding sequence ATGACGGTGCTGTCCCCGGTGAACACGGATCGCTTGCTCGGCTGTGCGGCACTGTTTGCCTCCGCTGCTCCCCCGCGTCACGGCCGTGTCGCCTTCACAGATCCCCCCTCGGACGTGGGCCACACCGCGACACTGCCGCGGGTGACCGCCACCGACCACGGAGTCGGCGTCCAGGACGTCGCGGTGGCGTGGCTGCCGATCGCGCAGGCCTTGCCGGTGCTGCTGCGCGCCCGCCACGAGGCTCGAGCGCATCCGGCCGCGGCCTTCTGGGGTGCCGTGGCCGCCGCCGCGCTGCACATGGCCGCGCGCGGACGTCTGCGCCCCGGAGTGTCCAACGAGGACGTCGACGTGTGGCGACCGGGACCGTGGGACGCCGAAGACCTCGAACGGATCGACGCGCTCGCGGCCGCCATGCCTGCCGAGGCACGGGCGATCCCGGTGACCCGGGAACCGCTACGGGTGCCGCGCGCACGCACGTTGGTGCTCGAGTTCGTCGACGCCGTGATCGACACGCTGCCCCGTACCCCGGCCGCGGAGCTGCTCACCGGCACCGCCGCGTTCGCCTGCTCGGAGGCCACACCGGTTCCGCAGCTGCGGGAGTGGGCGCAGGCGATGGAGCCGGAATCCGGCGTGCGGGTGTCCGTGCGGCTGGAGATCCCCGGTGGTGTCCACGAGTGGGCCGACGATCCGAGCACACCGTGGCGGGCCGCGCCGCAGGTGCAGTCCCTTGCCGATCCCACTCAACTCGCCGAGGCCGCCGAGGTCTACTACGACGCCGACGGCCGGTGGACCGCGCAGGACCGGATCGAGACCATGCGGGCACTGCAACGCGCCGCACGCGCATGGGATCCGCTGCGGCGGGCACTGCGGGCCGCGGCCCCGGAACCGGTCACCGCGGACCCGGACGAGGTCGAGGACCTGTTCACCGGTGCAGCCGACCGGCTCGGCCAGGCGGGCGTCGAGGTGCACTGGCCGCGTGAACTCACCGCGTCGGTCACGGCCGGGGTGCGGCTGTCCACACCGACCGATGTGCACGGGTCGTTGCGAGCCGACGAGTCCGTGACGGCGAGTTGGCACCTGCGGATCGACGACCACGACCTCACCGCCAACGAACTGGACACGCTCGCCGCCACGCATCAACGCGTGGTGCGGCTCCGTGACCAGTGGGTCCTCGTGGACCCGGACATCGCGGCCAAAGCCGCGCACCGCACCCTCGCGCCGCTGTCCCCCGCACAGGCCGTCGCCGCGGCGTTGACCGGCACCGTGCACGTGGCGGGCGCTGCCGAACCCCTCGCGGGCAGTGACTGGCGAGAACGGGTGCGCGAACGACTGGCCGAGTCCGCCGATCGGGAACCGGTCGACCAGCCGCCGGAGCTGACGGCGGACCTGCGCGACTACCAGCTGCACGGGCTTCGTTGGTTGGTGCGGATGACCGACCTCGGATTGGGGTGCTGCCTGGCCGACGACATGGGCCTCGGAAAGACGATCACGCTCGTCGCCCTGTATTTGCACCGCCGCCGCCAGGCGGGCGGGCCGATGTTGGTCGTGTGCCCGGCCTCGGTGCTGGGAAACTGGGAACGCGAACTGCACCGCTTCGCACCCGGCACGCCGGTGCGCCGGTTCCACGGTCCCCACCGCAGCGTCGACGATGTCGAGGACGGGGTGGTGCTCACCACCTACGGCACGATGCGCCTCGACGCCGACTCACTCGCACGAGTGCCATGGGATCTCGTCGTCGCGGACGAGGCACAGCACGCCAAGAACCCCGCAGCGGCCACCGCGCGCGCCCTGCGGCGAATCCCCGCCGCCGCCCGGGTGGCGTTGACCGGCACGCCGGTGGAGAACAACCTCACCGAACTCTGGGCGCTGCTGGACTGGGCCACCCCCGGTCTGCTCGGCACACTCGCGCAGTTCCGCGCCCGCTACATCGAGCCCGTCGAGGTCGACCGAGACCCGGAGGTCACCCGTCGGCTCACCCAGCTGACCGGTCCGTTCCTGCTGCGGCGACGCAAGACCGACCCGGGCATCGCCCCGGAACTGCCACCCAAGACCGAAACCGACCATCCGTTGGCGCTCACGCCCGAACAGATCGGACTCTACGAGGCGGTGGTGCGCGAGACGATGCAGCAGATCCGCGCCTCCGACGGCATGGCCCGTCGCGGCTTGGTGATGAAGCTGTTCACCGCGCTCAAACAGATCTGCAATCACCCGGCGCAGTACCTCGGCGACGACCGCGAGCTGCGGGGGCGTTCCGGCAAGCTCGACCTGCTCGACGAGCTCGTCGACACCGTCGTCGCCGAGGACGGCGCCATGCTCGTGTTCACCCAGTACGTCACGATGGCGCGTCTGCTCCGCCGCCACCTGCAGGCTCGCGGACACACCACCGAGCTCCTGCACGGCGGCACGCCCCTCGCCCGGCGTGAGGCGATGGTGCGCCGGTTCCAAGCCGGACAGATCCCGGTTTTCCTGCTGTCGTTGAAGGCGGCAGGCACCGGACTCAACCTCACCCGCGCCGACCACGTCGTGCACCTCGACCGATGGTGGAACCCCGCCGTGGAGGACCAGGCCACCGACCGGGCACACCGGATCGGTCAGGACCGTCCCGTGCAGGTGCACCGACTGATCGCAGAGGGAACCGTGGAGGACCACATCGACGAGATGCTGCGCGGCAAACGAGACCTCGCCGAAGCCGTCCTCTCCGGTGGCGAGGCGGCCCTGACCGAACTCTCCGACGATCAACTGGCCGAACTCGTCGACCTGCGAGGTGCCGTGTGA
- a CDS encoding Gfo/Idh/MocA family protein: MTLPLRLALIGCGKQMQKNLLPFLQRGSRDYQPVVCVDPDAEQACYVQALTGAHATASTIEDVDLAAIDAAIVAVPPEPSAEIAEQLLQHRIHCFVEKPAGPSTPSLRRLSEVAGKMPDVHLQVGFNFRYAAALRQLHEATVSARESPCWLQIEFCSRHPSAPQWGVDTTVESWIRQNGVHAFDLAQWFIPSPVERVDGHSLPTSDPDRFLAVVGLHHADGSHSMLRVGNQTQRFQVNAAVHASDGSVYAAPSLESVVLSRDAGMPAGTQLFGQKPLDHGWDRSGFGPELEAFVATCLDRSSAQFPGITDALTGSQLCDQALSELKPSSASAATSVA; encoded by the coding sequence GTGACACTGCCGCTACGACTGGCCCTGATCGGTTGCGGGAAGCAGATGCAGAAGAACCTTCTGCCGTTCCTGCAGCGCGGATCGCGTGACTATCAACCCGTGGTCTGCGTCGACCCCGACGCCGAGCAGGCCTGCTACGTGCAGGCCTTGACCGGCGCGCACGCCACTGCCTCCACCATTGAGGACGTCGACCTGGCTGCGATCGATGCTGCGATCGTCGCCGTGCCTCCCGAGCCGTCGGCCGAGATCGCCGAGCAACTCCTCCAGCACAGGATCCACTGCTTCGTTGAGAAGCCCGCGGGTCCCTCGACCCCAAGCTTGCGCCGGTTGTCCGAGGTCGCCGGCAAGATGCCGGATGTGCACCTGCAGGTCGGGTTCAATTTCCGGTACGCGGCGGCGCTGCGCCAGTTGCATGAGGCCACCGTCTCCGCACGCGAGTCCCCCTGCTGGCTGCAGATCGAATTCTGCAGTCGACATCCCTCCGCACCGCAGTGGGGTGTGGATACCACGGTCGAGTCGTGGATACGGCAGAACGGCGTGCACGCTTTCGACCTCGCCCAGTGGTTCATCCCCAGCCCGGTGGAACGGGTCGACGGGCACTCCCTTCCGACCAGTGACCCCGATCGATTCCTGGCCGTGGTCGGACTGCACCACGCTGACGGTTCGCACTCGATGCTACGCGTGGGCAACCAGACCCAGCGCTTCCAGGTCAACGCCGCGGTGCATGCCAGTGACGGAAGTGTTTACGCCGCACCGTCGTTGGAGAGCGTGGTACTCTCCCGCGATGCCGGTATGCCGGCCGGGACGCAGCTGTTCGGGCAAAAGCCCCTCGACCACGGCTGGGATCGAAGCGGGTTCGGCCCCGAGCTCGAAGCGTTCGTGGCCACGTGCCTGGACCGAAGCTCGGCACAGTTTCCGGGAATCACCGATGCGCTCACCGGCTCACAGCTGTGCGATCAAGCACTCAGTGAGCTCAAGCCGTCGTCGGCCTCCGCGGCCACCTCGGTGGCCTGA
- a CDS encoding NUDIX domain-containing protein yields MTEFAREQVPPAVLSEQSRDPRLQYVVGAVILDGKGRAYIQQRSWHVRHFPGCWDIVGGHVEPGETLHQALAREVEEETGWDLTRVHRAVSHFDWCGNDGITRREIDVVAEAAGDLSRPVLERDKFINWAWADENTLRRLARLGTSEESVMIRMCLNVIATANKQ; encoded by the coding sequence ATGACTGAGTTTGCTCGGGAGCAGGTTCCGCCAGCAGTGTTGTCCGAGCAATCCCGGGATCCGCGGCTGCAGTATGTCGTTGGCGCCGTGATCCTCGACGGGAAAGGGCGGGCGTACATCCAGCAGCGCAGCTGGCATGTACGCCACTTCCCCGGGTGCTGGGACATCGTCGGCGGGCACGTTGAACCCGGTGAGACGCTGCACCAGGCGCTCGCGCGCGAGGTCGAAGAAGAAACCGGCTGGGACCTGACGCGGGTCCATCGGGCCGTCTCGCATTTTGACTGGTGCGGCAACGACGGCATCACACGCCGTGAGATCGACGTGGTCGCCGAAGCAGCAGGTGACCTGAGCCGCCCTGTCCTGGAGCGTGACAAGTTCATTAACTGGGCCTGGGCCGATGAGAACACACTGCGACGACTGGCGCGCTTGGGCACATCTGAGGAATCAGTGATGATCCGAATGTGCTTGAATGTTATCGCCACAGCCAACAAACAATAG